A region from the Drosophila mauritiana strain mau12 chromosome 2L, ASM438214v1, whole genome shotgun sequence genome encodes:
- the LOC117140031 gene encoding glutamate receptor ionotropic, kainate 2 codes for MHGLQFLVLLALVISSGANEDTLVVKIGAIFFDTEMKLADAFSAALEEVNAVNPALKLEAIKRYMTVDDSIVLQDISCDLIGSGVAAIFGPSSKTNSDIVEVLCNMTGIPHLQFDWHPQQSSRERMNHQLTVNVAPMELFLSAAFSDILASKTFDWKSFTIAYERSSHLIRLQHILAWKQLHKAGIKMQEFERGDDYRILWKRINNAREKFVLLDCPSDILVDVINASIGYNMTGSFNHLFLTNLDTHLSGIDGFYSRDFTVAVAAVRIRTYVPPPVHDEIDVFDNSVDTRFSSLGSQLVYDSIVLFYNALLEISQLPGFYIPNFSCGRGFWQPGPRLVEQMKQITPKMVKPPFKTQRLQINADGQREDFNLEVYNPIIDRVTHIWNKEFQLVDFEKLRENSTQALKQKRLQNKEDFSQKPIRYTVATRVGKPYFSWREEPEGVHYEGNERFEGYAVDLIYMLAQECKFDFNFEPVRDNKYGSYDANTDEWDGIIRQLIDNNAQIGICDLTITQARRSVVDFTVPFMQLGISILSYKEPPPKADIYAFLNPYNAEVWLFVMIAMMITAFALIFTGRIDQHEWDQPVENVNREMERQNIWHLSNTLWLVLGSILNQGCDLLPRGLPMRLLTAFWWIFALLISQTYIAKLAAFITSSKIAGDIGSLHDLVDQNKVQFGTIRGGATSVYFSESNDTDNRMAWNKMLSFKPDAFTKNNEEGVDRVKLSKGTYAFLMETTNLQYYVQRNCELTQIGESFGEKHYGIAVPLNADFRSNLSVGILRLSERGELFKLRNKWFNSNESTCDSNVPTIDDGQFDMDSVGGLFVVLIVGVVVALVIGVAEFLWHVQRISVKEKIPPMLALKAEFYFVIRFWLTRKPLHTYRQSRDSTSTGYSSLEQITSASSAKKKKKSRRIEK; via the exons ATGCACGGTCTACAGTTCCTGGTTCTTCTGGCACTAGTAATATCCAGTGGCGCCAATGAAGACACCTTAGTGGTCAAAATCG GAGCCATTTTCTTTGACACGGAAATGAAGTTGGCGGATGCCTTTAGTGCGGCACTCGAGGAAGTGAATGCAGTAAATCCCGCTCTCAAACTGGAGGCAATCAAGCGCTATATGACCGTCGACGACAGCATTGTCCTGCAGGATATTT CTTGCGACTTGATTGGAAGTGGGGTGGCCGCTATTTTCGGACCAAGTTCAAAGACAAACAGCG ACATCGTCGAGGTACTGTGCAATATGACGGGTATACCGCATCTGCAGTTCGATTGGCATCCCCAGCAGTCGAGCAGGGAGCGCATGAACCACCAACTCACAGTGAATGTGGCTCCAATGGAGCTCTTCCTGTCTGCCGCCTTCTCAGACATCTTGGCCAGCAAGACCTTCGACTGGAAGTCCTTTACCATAGCCTACGAGAGGAGTTCCC ACCTTATTCGCCTGCAGCACATCCTAGCATGGAAACAGCTCCACAAAGCCGGGATCAAGATGCAGGAATTCGAACGAGGAGATGATTACAGGATTCTGTGGAAGCGCATCAATAACGCCCGTGAAAAGTTCGTCCTTCTGGACTGTCCATCCGACATTTTGgtggacgtaatcaatgcctCGATTGGATATAATATGACTGGTTCATTTAAT CATCTATTTCTAACCAACTTGGATACACATCTGAGTGGCATTGATGGATTCTACTCCAGGGATTTCACCGTCGCCGTGGCAGCTGTCAGGATACGAACCTATGTGCCTCCGCCAGTTCACGATGAAATAGATGTGTTTGACAACAGTGTGGATACCAGG TTTTCCTCACTTGGATCCCAGCTTGTTTATGATTCCATCGTGCTGTTCTACAATGCTCTCTTGGAAATAAGTCAGCTTCCAGGATTCTACATACCTAACTTCAGCTGCGGACGTGGCTTCTGGCAGCCAGGACCGCGTCTGGTTGAGCAAATGAAGCAG atTACACCAAAGATGGTGAAACCTCCCTTCAAAACACAAAGGCTGCAAATTAATGCTGATGGCCAGCGAGAAGATTTTAATCTTGAAGTTTACAACCCCATCATTGATCGCGTAACTCACATAtggaacaaggagtttcagcTAGTGGACTTTGAAAAACTGCGCGAGAACTCAACACAAGCCCTTAAACAGAAGAGACTTCAGAACAAAGAGGATTTCTCCCAGAAACCCATCAGATACACAGTGGCCACTCGAGTGGGCAAACCGTACTTCAGCTGGCG CGAGGAACCCGAAGGAGTCCACTACGAGGGCAATGAACGTTTTGAGGGCTATGCCGTGGATTTGATTTACATGTTGGCCCAAGAGTGCAAGTTCGATTTCAACTTTGAGCCAGTTAGGGATAACAAATATGGCAGTTACGATGCGAACACAGATGAATGGGATGGCATAATCAGGCAGTTGATTGATAAT AATGCTCAAATTGGAATCTGTGACTTGACCATAACCCAGGCGCGTCGTTCGGTGGTAGACTTCACTGTACCCTTCATGCAGCTGGGCATAAGTATTCTCTCGTACAAGGAGCCTCCACCGAAGGCGGATATATATGCCTTCCTAAATCCGTACAATGCCGAGGTATGGCTATTCGTCATGATTGCGATGATGATCACGGCCTTTGCCCTGATCTTCACCGGTCGCATTGATCAGCATGAGTGGGATCAGCCGGTGGAGAATGTGAATCGCGAAATGGAGCGGCAGAACATCTGGCATCTGAGCAACACCTTGTGGCTAGTCTTGGGCTCAATACTTAATCAAGGTTGCGATCTATTGCCCAG GGGCCTTCCcatgcgtttgctgaccgcCTTCTGGTGGATCTTTGCCCTGCTAATCTCGCAGACATACATAGCCAAGTTGGCCGCCTTTATAACCTCGTCGAAGATTGCTGGCGATATTGGCTCCCTGCACGATTTGGTGGACCAAAACAAGGTGCAATTTGGCACCATTCGTGGCGGCGCCACTTCGGTGTACTTCTCCGAATCGAACGACACCGACAACCGGATGGCGTGGAACAAGATGTTGTCCTTCAAGCCGGATGCCTTCACCAAGAACAACGAGGAGGGCGTGGATCGGGTGAAGCTGAGCAAGGGTACCTACGCCTTCCTAATGGAGACCACCAATCTGCAGTATTACGTGCAGCGCAACTGCGAGCTAACCCAGATCGGTGAAAGTTTTGGCGAAAAGCACTATGGCATTGCAGTGCCGTTGA ACGCCGACTTTCGCTCCAATCTCAGCGTGGGAATCCTGAGGCTCAGCGAGAGGGGCGAGCTCTTCAAGCTGCGGAACAAGTGGTTCAACAGCAACGAGAGCACCTGCGACTCGAATGTCCCGACCATCGATGATGGCCAGTTCGACATGGATTCGGTGGGTGGACTGTTCGTGGTGCTGATCGTCGGCGTGGTCGTTGCACTCGTGATCGGTGTCGCCGAGTTTTTGTGGCACGTGCAGCGCATTTCGGTGAAGGAGAAG ATTCCACCCATGCTGGCACTGAAGGCGGAGTTTTACTTTGTGATTCGATTCTGGTTGACCAGAAAACCACTGCACACCTATCGCCAAAGTCGAGATTCCACTTCGACGGGTTACTCATCGCTGGAGCAGATTACAAGTGCTTCCAGtgcgaaaaagaaaaaaaagtcGAGGAGAATCGAAAAGTAG
- the LOC117142605 gene encoding uncharacterized protein LOC117142605, which produces MAFLGKVNSQGTLIDHEVFCLIHPSQQDSAGQAREMGASVLLLRRKGSRTFIKTCDKDSLVRSMGSPSTVRYVGSSESSSEVNSLGETETSTLRCCSDLSLGTLKSTKTIEGPHVGELGEDIELQTESETVCLHLGSPSSSTSTDRSSCSDRSCPSLRSVSSSDKDSTTSMCSWEEAMSQDDSMLGPLQLPLSHSLPSLRLGSSVGSPPLTYTRRIEPLHIRRSAGEAYENWLSAKQRQCQYKLQAQQAEKEAQRQRTELRQRLAKEKYEQWCQRKAQQTTSTAKPTKPDRPAQLPPQKNMASVQHHLQEWELHKLRLLEQRRLEQRNAERRRQEEKAARRSQAEEAFSRWMSNVAQRPKPVPSSQGMKSLRGTVSDIFINPKQWVN; this is translated from the coding sequence ATGGCATTTCTGGGCAAAGTCAACAGTCAGGGAACCCTTATCGACCATGAAGTATTCTGCTTGATCCATCCTAGCCAGCAGGATTCAGCTGGCCAGGCCAGAGAGATGGGGGCGAGTGTACTGCTCCTGCGAAGAAAGGGTTCCAGGACCTTCATCAAGACCTGTGACAAGGACAGCCTAGTCCGCTCCATGGGTAGCCCCAGCACAGTGCGCTACGTGGGCAGCTCCGAGTCGTCCAGTGAAGTCAACTCATTGGGCGAGACGGAGACCTCCACTCTGCGCTGCTGCTCGGATTTGTCCCTGGGCACCCTGAAGTCGACCAAGACAATTGAGGGGCCCCACGTCGGTGAACTGGGAGAGGATATCGAGCTGCAGACGGAGTCGGAGACGGTCTGCCTGCATCTGGGCAGTCCCAGCAGTAGCACCAGCACGGACCGGAGTAGCTGCAGCGACCGATCCTGCCCCTCTTTGCGCAGCGTCAGTTCCAGCGACAAGGACTCGACGACCTCGATGTGCAGCTGGGAGGAGGCCATGTCCCAGGATGACAGCATGCTGGGCCCGCTCCAGTTGCCACTGAGCCACAGCCTGCCCTCGCTGCGCCTGGGATCGAGCGTAGGATCGCCGCCCCTTACCTACACCCGCCGCATCGAACCGCTCCACATCCGGCGGTCCGCCGGCGAGGCCTACGAGAACTGGCTGTCCGCCAAGCAACGCCAGTGCCAGTACAAGCTGCAGGCGCAGCAGGCCGAGAAGGAGGCGCAGCGGCAGAGAACGGAGCTGAGGCAGCGGCTCGCCAAGGAGAAGTACGAGCAGTGGTGTCAGCGGAAGGCGCAGCAGACCACCAGTACCGCCAAGCCCACCAAGCCCGACCGTCCTGCCCAGCTGCCGCCGCAGAAGAACATGGCGTCTGTGCAACATCACCTGCAGGAGTGGGAGCTGCACAAACTGAGGCTGCTCGAACAGCGTCGCCTCGAGCAGCGGAATGCCGAGCGGCGGCGCCAGGAGGAGAAGGCCGCCCGCCGCTCGCAGGCGGAAGAGGCCTTCAGTCGGTGGATGAGCAACGTGGCCCAGAGGCCCAAGCCCGTCCCCTCCAGCCAGGGAATGAAGTCGTTGCGCGGCACCGTTTCCGACATCTTTATAAACCCCAAGCAGTGGGTGAACTAA
- the LOC117143681 gene encoding coiled-coil domain-containing protein 34, which translates to MAFCGHVSSSGQIVLRDEIFSSRTRVARSSSGGSLNSMSSPSSLAQNTKRTYFFKNDGGNPSPQSEDNWSLGGLKRSEIQSNLVPSLCLGSQESSLNYLSHCKGMKVERQPEAAYQNWYSAKQQQLLEKQRRVKEEQEFKQQRTEERKQLARMCYEQWLKDKARQAANLQLESHIQDAAMKASIALRKNPLESLRKNPVVSSSLSGLGSVPSSSTAPRPIRKVSKDEIRRVVEDWWLKKQRQQQAQREEKRRALLSKALKEEQRRQMAQDAWSKWMSNVDTKPKPVPLNQGMDSLRGTISHLYVNPTPWMGPVKQPQM; encoded by the exons ATGGCATTTTGTGGCCACGTTTCCTCCTCTGGACAAATAGTCCTGCGGGATGAGATCTTCAGCAGCAGGACTCGCGTCGCGCGCTCGTCATCCGGAGGCTCACTAAACTCCATGTCTTCGCCGAGCTCGCTCGCCCAGAACACCAAACGCACATACTTCTTCAAGAACGACGGTGGAAATCCTTCGCCCCAATCTGAGGACAACTGGTCGCTCGGCGGACTCAAGCGATCGGAGATCCAGAGCAACTTGGTGCCCTCGCTGTGCCTCGGCTCCCAGGAGAGCTCTCTCAACTATCTCAGCCACTGCAAGGGAATGAAG GTGGAACGCCAACCAGAGGCCGCTTACCAGAACTGGTACTCGgccaagcagcagcagttaCTAGAGAAGCAGCGGCGGGtcaaggaggagcaggagtTCAAGCAGCAGCGGACGGAGGAGCGCAAGCAGCTGGCCAGGATGTGCTACGAGCAGTGGCTGAAGGACAAGGCCCGCCAGGCGGCGAACTTGCAGCTGGAGAGCCACATCCAGGACGCGGCCATGAAGGCCAGCATAGCTCTGCGCAAGAATCCCCTGGAGTCACTGCGCAAGAATCCCGTCGTGTCGTCCTCCTTATCTGGGCTGGGATCCGTGCCGAGCTCATCGACGGCACCTAGACCCATTCGCAAGGTGTCCAAGGACGAGATCCGCAGGGTCGTAGAGGACTGGTGGCTAAAGAAGCAGCGtcagcagcaggcgcagcGCGAGGAGAAGCGACGCGCCTTGTTGTCCAAAGCCTTGAAAGAGGAACAGCGCCGGCAAATGGCCCAGGATGCCTGGTCGAAGTGGATGAGCAATGTGGACACCAAGCCCAAGCCGGTGCCCCTTAATCAGGGTATGGACTCACTGCGAGGCACCATCTCTCACCTCTATGTGAATCCGACTCCATGGATGGGTCCAGTTAAACAGCCGCAGATGTAG